The sequence CGCATCGGCGATTCCGTTACCAACCTTATAACACCCATGATGAGTTACTTTGCTCTCATTGTAAGCTTCGCTCAAAAATACAACGATAAATACGGAATGGGAACGATTATCTCGATGATGCTTCCTTATTCTATCATTTTCACACTCATGTGGATTTTGTTGCTTGTGGCTTGGATATTATTCGGGTTACCTTTAGGACCCGAGGGAGCTTTATATTTTTCAAAATAATATTGGAATTCTTGATGGAAAATTTTCTGCTTATAAGACCGGCTGAATTAAAAGATGCAAACAATATAATCGAATTCAATGCTGCGATGGGAAAAGAAACCGAAGGCATTCAGTTAAATATGGATATTTTAAAGTGTGGTGTTGACTCGGTATTAACTGACGAAAATAAGGGGTGTTATTATATTGCAGAAATGAATGGAAAAATGGTCGGTCAGTTGATGATTACATACGAGTGGAGCGATTGGCGCTGCGGGTTCTTCTGGTGGATTCAGAGTGTTTACGTTCTGCCGGAATACAGACAGCAAGGGGTTTTCAGAAATTTATACCAACACGTAAACGACCTCGCTAGCGGCGATAAAAGTGTTTGCGGTTTGCGGCTTTATGTGGAACGGAATAACGAACGAGCAAAGAAGGCATACGAAAATTTAGGTATGTCCCAGTCGCATTATGAAATGTTCGAAGTAGAATTTAAGAAATAGATTTTTTTCTAAACAAACATTTCAGGATTTAATAGAAATTTTAAGACACCTTTTCCTGCTGAAATGGGTTTGTTAATTTCGACACAGGCAAACGAAGCTTTTTTCATTTCGATTA is a genomic window of Bacteroidota bacterium containing:
- a CDS encoding GNAT family N-acetyltransferase, with the protein product MENFLLIRPAELKDANNIIEFNAAMGKETEGIQLNMDILKCGVDSVLTDENKGCYYIAEMNGKMVGQLMITYEWSDWRCGFFWWIQSVYVLPEYRQQGVFRNLYQHVNDLASGDKSVCGLRLYVERNNERAKKAYENLGMSQSHYEMFEVEFKK